One window of Dermacentor andersoni chromosome 7, qqDerAnde1_hic_scaffold, whole genome shotgun sequence genomic DNA carries:
- the LOC126534580 gene encoding sulfotransferase 1A1-like codes for MRYIKTVQGVPVTYFFPEDAVLAAMSYEPRAGDIFVTTYPKCGTTWVQYIAYGIFYDCAPPTELSQFFAASPFLELFGVDAVENMSKPGTIKTHLPFEEKRFSPHSKYIYVARNPYDVCVSAYHHLQTQTAAEDEHVVPFDEHIKRFVSGRNSYGCYLKGSLIPWYTRRHESNVLFLTYEELHDDIKMQVKKIAEFLGPEYGRRVSRDPSMLQRVVEMTSKESMRPLFKNFLMANIELAAQYQKQKNALVPQELEDTLKFLQNRPLRHEFVRQGSVGGYKSFLSENHRRTLEEWISASTHGSDVMCLWPNVALP; via the coding sequence ATGAGGTACATCAAGACCGTGCAAGGCGTCCCTGTCACGTACTTCTTCCCGGAAGACGCCGTTCTTGCGGCTATGTCTTACGAGCCGCGTGCAGGTGACATTTTTGTCACCACATATCCAAAGTGTGGAACAACTTGGGTTCAGTACATAGCGTACGGCATCTTTTACGATTGTGCGCCACCGACAGAACTTTCGCAGTTCTTTGCTGCGTCACCTTTTCTAGAGCTTTTCGGTGTCGATGCTGTGGAGAATATGTCTAAGCCGGGCACCATCAAGACTCACCTTCCTTTTGAAGAGAAAAGATTTTCACCTCACTCTAAGTACATATACGTCGCCAGAAACCCTTACGACGTTTGCGTCTCTGCCTACCATCACTTGCAAACACAGACGGCCGCCGAGGATGAGCATGTCGTCCCCTTCGACGAGCACATCAAGCGTTTTGTATCCGGCAGGAACAGCTACGGATGCTACTTAAAAGGCAGCCTCATTCCATGGTATACTCGAAGGCACGAGAGCAACGTTCTCTTCCTCACGTACGAAGAGCTACATGATGACATCAAGATGCAGGTGAAGAAGATTGCCGAGTTCTTAGGTCCCGAGTACGGTCGGCGCGTGTCCAGAGACCCATCTATGCTGCAACGCGTGGTCGAAATGACATCGAAGGAGAGCATGCGCCCACTCTTCAAAAACTTTCTTATGGCCAACATCGAGCTCGCAGCACAATACCAGAAACAGAAAAACGCGCTCGTTCCCCAAGAGCTGGAGGACACGCTGAAATTCCTGCAAAACCGTCCACTTAGACACGAGTTTGTGCGTCAAGGTTCTGTCGGGGGCTACAAAAGCTTCCTTTCTGAGAATCACAGAAGGACATTAGAAGAGTGGATTTCGGCAAgcacgcacggaagtgacgtcatgtGTCTTTGGCCCAACGTCGCTCTTCCGTAA